The following proteins are co-located in the Aggregatibacter aphrophilus ATCC 33389 genome:
- a CDS encoding autotransporter domain-containing protein yields the protein MKNLLKPFSHTLVASAIAMAFSQPVLASNIQSNTNQQQPRDLNKNKGKPVTNVQQQSKKPNTKNTKVSTTSVQNERSEIERITYEQKIARQKAEDERKQAEAIATAQIKQEQQRRLIEEQKKAQEDAPLIAREYQEAKRIAQQQEITRQQIEETRQQALTEQRKKQDTARLEHEQMVLAQQLAHKKAEETARRHAAEEQQRQAELARLKNEMIVREQEVARQKIEAAALQKAIYEQRKKAEVARIKRELIIREQDLVQQKTDDKLRQQPIEEQRQKEEQARIEQERLEAERVAREQEIARQKAEETRKKSEEIARRERERLAREQEIARQKAEEEDRQRALEEQRRKEEAARIEREHQEAERVAREEKLAKQKAEEERKQAEEAARIEQQRIEAERVAREQEIARQKAEEERKQAEEAARIEQQRIEAERIAREQEIARQKAEEERKQAEETARIEQQRVDAERVAREQEIARQKAEEERKQAEEAARIEQQRVEAERIAREQEIARQKAEEERKQAEEAARIEQQRVDAERVAREQEIAHQKAEKEHKQAEAEHNQAEEINQIVKEQEVVPETANDGEVANVEQHPEIQETVKETQNISVNPEGESEIANTLASDKQPIPTVEESVAPTNNSPENTQAEADVTKEVAIETQPSLELLGAVETSAVQLSPEETPQYNEAQKTQALADRQKEMAAANAMVSDVSIITALNLDLAGRMDRRLDRTNFYRPLGGVWVEYANNDVHANNGDYRNYRSQSNQITLGNDEAELDNGVILGGTLTHAKNNNKYGSLNGSGHLTMLTAYAKQNFEEYSKAIDISYGWSSSKIAESKFKRKIISVGMNFAYDFEFEDFKVTPIWGLRYHQISATSGEVNGLVVRSPSLSLVAYHAGVKVSNTFNVDGVEVTPAFSSYYVTTLGKSYGQNINGQEFQQKVGTYFYNDVSLGVGIQDWKVSAYAGFNRGKHGEKQNQLGVKLNYYW from the coding sequence ACGCTCGTAGCCTCTGCAATCGCAATGGCTTTCAGTCAACCTGTTTTGGCATCCAATATTCAGAGCAATACTAATCAACAGCAGCCCCGTGATCTGAATAAGAATAAAGGGAAACCAGTCACCAATGTTCAGCAGCAAAGTAAAAAACCTAATACCAAGAATACCAAGGTAAGTACAACCAGTGTTCAAAATGAACGTTCAGAAATTGAACGAATTACCTATGAACAGAAAATTGCCCGTCAAAAAGCTGAAGATGAACGTAAGCAAGCTGAAGCAATTGCTACTGCCCAAATAAAACAAGAACAGCAACGTCGCTTAATTGAAGAGCAAAAAAAAGCACAAGAAGATGCCCCACTTATTGCACGCGAATATCAAGAAGCAAAACGCATAGCACAACAACAGGAAATTACACGTCAACAGATAGAAGAAACCCGTCAACAGGCGCTCACCGAGCAACGTAAAAAACAAGATACTGCTCGTCTTGAACACGAACAAATGGTATTAGCGCAACAGCTTGCCCATAAAAAAGCAGAAGAAACTGCCCGTCGACACGCAGCAGAAGAACAACAAAGACAAGCAGAATTGGCTCGACTTAAGAATGAAATGATTGTCCGAGAGCAAGAAGTTGCACGTCAAAAAATTGAAGCTGCCGCTTTACAAAAAGCGATCTACGAACAGCGCAAAAAAGCAGAAGTTGCCCGCATTAAACGGGAACTGATTATCCGTGAACAAGATTTAGTCCAACAAAAAACTGACGATAAACTGCGCCAACAACCGATTGAAGAACAACGTCAGAAAGAAGAACAAGCTCGTATTGAACAAGAGCGATTAGAGGCAGAACGTGTTGCACGTGAACAGGAAATTGCCCGCCAAAAAGCCGAAGAGACCCGCAAAAAGTCAGAAGAAATAGCTCGTCGTGAACGTGAACGTCTAGCACGCGAACAGGAAATCGCCCGTCAAAAAGCAGAGGAAGAAGATCGTCAACGCGCGCTTGAGGAACAACGTAGAAAAGAAGAAGCCGCTCGCATTGAACGCGAACATCAAGAAGCTGAACGTGTTGCCCGTGAAGAAAAACTGGCTAAACAAAAAGCCGAAGAAGAACGCAAGCAAGCGGAAGAAGCTGCGCGTATTGAACAACAACGTATAGAAGCAGAACGTGTCGCTCGCGAACAAGAAATCGCCCGTCAAAAAGCCGAAGAAGAGCGTAAGCAAGCGGAAGAAGCTGCGCGGATTGAACAGCAGCGTATAGAAGCAGAACGTATTGCTCGCGAACAAGAAATTGCTCGTCAAAAAGCCGAAGAAGAGCGTAAGCAAGCCGAAGAAACTGCGCGGATTGAACAACAACGTGTAGACGCGGAACGTGTCGCTCGCGAACAAGAAATTGCTCGTCAAAAAGCTGAAGAAGAGCGTAAGCAAGCCGAAGAAGCTGCGCGGATTGAACAGCAGCGTGTAGAAGCGGAACGTATCGCTCGCGAACAAGAAATTGCTCGTCAAAAAGCTGAAGAAGAGCGTAAGCAAGCCGAAGAAGCTGCGCGGATTGAACAACAACGTGTAGACGCGGAACGTGTCGCTCGCGAACAAGAAATTGCCCATCAAAAAGCCGAGAAAGAACACAAACAAGCCGAAGCAGAACATAATCAAGCGGAAGAAATAAATCAGATTGTAAAAGAGCAAGAAGTCGTTCCAGAAACAGCTAACGATGGTGAAGTAGCTAATGTCGAACAGCATCCTGAAATACAAGAAACAGTGAAAGAAACACAGAATATCTCTGTTAACCCTGAAGGTGAGAGCGAAATTGCCAATACACTAGCTAGTGATAAACAGCCAATCCCAACCGTAGAAGAGTCGGTAGCTCCAACGAATAATTCACCGGAAAATACACAAGCGGAGGCAGATGTTACTAAAGAAGTTGCTATTGAAACACAACCATCACTAGAATTATTAGGTGCTGTTGAAACATCAGCTGTACAATTATCACCAGAAGAAACGCCACAATATAACGAAGCTCAAAAAACTCAAGCATTAGCCGACAGACAAAAAGAGATGGCGGCAGCAAATGCTATGGTTTCCGATGTGTCCATCATTACCGCATTAAACTTAGATCTTGCAGGTCGTATGGACAGACGTTTAGACAGAACCAATTTCTATCGTCCGTTAGGTGGTGTATGGGTTGAATACGCTAATAATGATGTGCATGCTAATAATGGCGACTACCGCAATTATAGAAGCCAAAGTAACCAAATTACGTTAGGTAATGATGAAGCCGAATTAGATAACGGTGTTATTTTGGGCGGTACATTAACTCATGCGAAAAATAACAATAAATATGGTTCACTGAATGGTTCCGGCCATCTCACCATGTTAACAGCCTACGCTAAACAAAACTTTGAAGAGTATAGCAAAGCAATTGATATTAGTTATGGTTGGTCAAGCAGTAAAATTGCAGAAAGCAAATTTAAACGCAAGATCATCAGTGTAGGAATGAATTTTGCTTATGACTTTGAATTTGAAGATTTCAAAGTCACACCAATTTGGGGACTTCGTTATCATCAGATAAGTGCAACCAGCGGTGAAGTCAATGGCCTTGTAGTAAGAAGTCCAAGTTTGAGTTTAGTGGCTTATCACGCAGGTGTAAAAGTAAGTAACACCTTTAATGTAGATGGCGTAGAAGTCACACCAGCCTTCTCCTCTTACTATGTGACAACTTTAGGTAAATCTTACGGACAAAATATTAACGGACAAGAATTCCAACAAAAAGTAGGGACCTATTTCTATAATGATGTCAGCTTAGGCGTTGGTATTCAAGATTGGAAAGTATCAGCCTATGCCGGATTTAATCGTGGTAAGCATGGTGAAAAACAAAATCAATTGGGTGTAAAACTCAACTACTACTGGTAA
- the thrB gene encoding homoserine kinase: protein MLRIYAPASSANISVGFDTLGAAISPINGSLLGDVVQVEPIASGFELESAGYFVRKLPKEPQKNIVYQAYVLFSEQLKLRNIKVKPLRLTLEKNMPIGSGLGSSACSIVAALVALNKYHNEPFSKMELLSMMGELEGRISGSIHYDNVAPCYLGGVQFMVQSLGNICQKLPFFDHWYWVLAYPGIEVSTAEARAILPKSYTRQDVIAHGRHLGGFVHACHTQQENLAAMMMKDVIAEPYREALLPNYAEVKQATRDLGALATGISGSGPTIFAIAPDLMHATKLATYLENHYLQNNEGFVHICKVDNAGARELD, encoded by the coding sequence ATGCTTAGAATTTATGCGCCGGCATCTAGCGCCAATATCAGCGTTGGTTTTGATACGTTAGGCGCGGCAATTTCGCCAATTAACGGTTCATTGTTAGGTGATGTGGTTCAAGTTGAGCCCATCGCCAGCGGCTTTGAGTTGGAAAGTGCGGGTTATTTTGTGCGTAAATTACCAAAAGAACCACAAAAAAATATCGTTTACCAAGCCTATGTCTTATTTAGCGAACAGCTCAAATTACGCAACATAAAAGTTAAGCCTTTGCGTTTAACCCTAGAAAAAAATATGCCTATCGGCTCCGGTCTAGGTTCTAGCGCCTGCTCTATCGTGGCGGCGCTAGTGGCGTTAAACAAATACCACAACGAACCGTTCTCCAAAATGGAACTGTTGAGCATGATGGGAGAATTGGAAGGTCGAATTTCCGGCTCAATTCACTATGATAATGTGGCGCCTTGCTACTTAGGCGGTGTACAATTCATGGTGCAATCTCTTGGCAATATTTGTCAAAAATTACCGTTTTTTGATCATTGGTATTGGGTGTTGGCGTACCCAGGCATTGAAGTATCCACTGCCGAAGCCCGCGCAATTTTACCAAAAAGTTATACCAGACAAGATGTTATTGCTCACGGTCGCCACCTAGGTGGTTTTGTACATGCTTGCCATACCCAGCAGGAAAATTTGGCGGCAATGATGATGAAAGACGTGATTGCCGAACCTTACCGCGAAGCTTTACTACCAAATTATGCAGAAGTAAAACAAGCAACCCGTGATTTAGGTGCATTAGCCACCGGTATTTCCGGTTCCGGCCCAACAATTTTTGCTATCGCGCCGGATTTAATGCATGCCACCAAATTAGCAACTTATTTAGAGAACCATTATTTACAAAACAACGAGGGCTTTGTACACATCTGCAAAGTCGATAATGCCGGCGCCAGAGAGTTGGACTAA
- the thrA gene encoding bifunctional aspartate kinase/homoserine dehydrogenase I, translating into MRVLKFGGTSLANPERFSQAAKLIEQAHLEEQAAGVLSAPAKITNHLVALSEKASLNQPTDPHFNEALDIFYNIINGLHTQNNNFDLAGTKQIIDQEFQQIASLLEQIRQAGKLEDSVKATIDCRGEKLSIAMMKAWFEANGYSVHIVDPVKQLLAQGSYLESSVDIDESTKRVNAGAIAKDKVVLMAGFTACNEKGELVLLGRNGSDYSAACLAACLNASVCEIWTDVDGVYTCDPRLVPDARLLPSLSYREAMELSYFGAKVIHPRTIGPLVRPNIPCLIKNTGNPSAPGSIIAGDIKSEGLQVKGITNLDNVAMFNVSGPGMQGMVGMASRVFSAMSNANVSVILITQSSSEYSISFCVPVKSVEIALKALETEFEQELKAHQLDPIETIKDLSIISVVGDGMRQAKGIAARFFSALAQANISINAIAQGSSERSISAVVAQNKAIEAVKATHQALFNNKKIVEVFLVGVGGVGGELIEQIKHQKDYLAKKGIEIRVCALANSNKMLLNENGLNLDNWQKDLENATQPSDFYVLLSFIKLHHVVNPVFVDCTSAESLASLYERALAEGFHVVTPNKKANTRALEYYHKLRELAHKNQRKFLYETNVGAGLPVIENLQNLLAAGDEVERFDGILSGSLSFIFGKLEEDLTLSQATALAREKGFTEPDPRDDLSGQDVARKLLILARESGLELELEDVDVEGVLPKGFAEGKSTDEFMAMLPQLDNDFGARVEKAKAEGKVLRYVGQIENGKCKVSIVAVDKDEPLYKVKNGENALAFYTRYYQPIPLLLRGYGAGNAVTAAGIFADILRTLKH; encoded by the coding sequence ATGCGCGTATTAAAATTTGGGGGCACATCCTTAGCCAATCCGGAACGGTTTTCACAGGCGGCGAAGCTTATCGAGCAAGCTCATTTGGAAGAACAAGCAGCAGGTGTGCTATCAGCACCAGCCAAAATCACCAATCATCTTGTTGCCCTTTCAGAAAAAGCCAGCTTAAATCAACCGACAGACCCCCACTTCAACGAAGCATTAGATATTTTCTACAACATCATCAACGGATTACACACCCAAAATAATAATTTTGACCTTGCAGGCACCAAACAAATTATTGATCAAGAATTTCAACAAATCGCTTCATTATTAGAACAGATTCGCCAAGCCGGTAAACTGGAAGATTCAGTGAAAGCCACCATCGACTGTCGTGGCGAAAAACTATCTATTGCGATGATGAAAGCCTGGTTTGAAGCCAATGGATATAGCGTACACATTGTAGATCCTGTGAAACAATTATTAGCGCAAGGCAGCTATTTAGAATCTTCCGTAGATATTGATGAATCCACCAAGCGCGTAAATGCCGGTGCCATTGCTAAAGATAAGGTCGTGTTAATGGCCGGTTTTACTGCCTGTAATGAAAAAGGTGAACTGGTCTTATTAGGACGTAACGGTTCTGACTACTCTGCTGCTTGCTTAGCAGCCTGCTTGAACGCTAGCGTATGTGAAATCTGGACCGACGTAGATGGTGTTTATACTTGCGACCCACGTTTAGTACCGGATGCACGTTTGTTACCAAGCCTTTCTTATCGTGAAGCCATGGAGCTTTCCTACTTTGGTGCCAAAGTCATTCATCCTCGTACTATCGGCCCGTTGGTTCGTCCGAATATTCCTTGTTTAATTAAAAACACCGGTAACCCAAGCGCACCGGGCTCCATTATCGCCGGCGATATTAAATCCGAAGGCTTGCAGGTAAAAGGCATTACGAACTTAGACAATGTGGCAATGTTCAACGTATCCGGCCCGGGCATGCAAGGCATGGTTGGTATGGCATCACGCGTATTCTCCGCCATGTCTAACGCCAACGTGTCGGTCATTTTAATCACTCAATCCTCTTCCGAATACAGCATTAGCTTCTGCGTGCCGGTAAAATCCGTAGAGATTGCACTTAAAGCATTAGAGACAGAATTTGAGCAAGAATTAAAAGCTCACCAATTAGATCCAATCGAAACCATTAAAGATCTATCCATTATTTCAGTGGTTGGTGATGGAATGCGTCAAGCCAAAGGCATCGCCGCTCGCTTCTTCTCAGCCCTAGCTCAAGCCAATATCAGCATTAACGCTATTGCACAGGGTTCCTCCGAGCGCTCAATTTCTGCCGTAGTTGCTCAAAATAAAGCCATTGAAGCAGTAAAAGCAACACACCAAGCGTTATTTAACAACAAAAAAATCGTGGAAGTGTTTCTTGTCGGCGTTGGTGGCGTAGGCGGTGAATTAATCGAGCAAATCAAACATCAAAAAGACTATTTAGCAAAGAAGGGCATTGAAATTCGCGTCTGTGCATTAGCAAATTCCAATAAAATGTTATTAAACGAAAATGGCTTAAACTTAGACAATTGGCAAAAAGATTTGGAAAATGCCACACAACCTTCCGATTTTTATGTACTCCTTTCTTTCATCAAATTACATCATGTGGTTAATCCGGTCTTTGTTGATTGTACTTCTGCCGAATCCTTGGCCAGTTTATACGAACGCGCCTTGGCGGAAGGTTTCCATGTCGTCACACCAAACAAAAAAGCTAACACTCGCGCATTGGAGTACTATCACAAGCTACGTGAACTAGCACATAAAAATCAGCGTAAATTCTTATATGAAACCAATGTAGGCGCAGGTTTGCCAGTAATTGAAAATTTACAAAATCTTCTCGCAGCCGGTGATGAAGTGGAACGTTTTGATGGCATTCTCTCCGGCTCTCTCTCCTTTATTTTTGGTAAATTAGAAGAAGACTTAACACTTTCCCAAGCGACCGCACTTGCTCGTGAAAAAGGCTTTACCGAACCGGATCCGCGTGATGATCTCTCCGGCCAAGATGTTGCCCGTAAACTGTTAATTCTCGCCCGTGAAAGCGGCTTAGAATTAGAGTTGGAAGATGTGGATGTGGAAGGCGTGTTGCCAAAAGGTTTTGCCGAAGGAAAATCCACCGATGAATTTATGGCCATGTTGCCACAACTCGATAATGACTTTGGTGCGCGAGTAGAAAAAGCCAAAGCGGAAGGCAAGGTATTACGTTATGTGGGACAAATTGAAAATGGCAAATGCAAAGTATCCATTGTTGCCGTAGATAAAGACGAACCATTATATAAAGTGAAAAATGGCGAAAATGCACTTGCATTTTATACTCGTTATTATCAGCCAATTCCGTTATTATTACGCGGCTATGGCGCCGGCAACGCTGTGACTGCTGCCGGTATCTTTGCCGATATTTTAAGAACCTTAAAGCACTAA
- a CDS encoding YggS family pyridoxal phosphate-dependent enzyme — MNNIPQQLQQIHQQIKQASHAVGREQSAVKLLAVSKTKPVEDILIAYAAGQVAFGENYVQEGVEKIQYCQQYDISLEWHFIGPLQSNKTRLVAEYFDWMQTLERAKIADRLNEQRPPYKALLNVLIQINISQEATKSGIQPSDMLTLAKHIENLPHLRLRGLMAIPEPTDDVAQQEQTFCQMKTLFEQLQQALPNAQIDTLSMGMTDDMQSAIKCGSTMVRIGTAIFGKRDYAK, encoded by the coding sequence ATGAATAATATTCCGCAACAGTTACAGCAAATTCATCAACAAATTAAGCAAGCCAGTCACGCCGTTGGACGTGAGCAAAGTGCGGTCAAATTATTGGCTGTTTCTAAAACCAAGCCTGTTGAGGATATTCTTATAGCCTACGCTGCGGGGCAGGTGGCATTCGGCGAAAATTATGTGCAGGAAGGCGTTGAAAAAATTCAGTACTGTCAACAGTATGATATTTCATTGGAATGGCATTTTATTGGCCCGTTACAATCTAATAAAACCCGTTTGGTCGCGGAGTATTTCGATTGGATGCAAACCCTTGAGCGTGCCAAAATTGCTGATCGTCTAAATGAACAACGTCCGCCATATAAAGCGCTGTTAAATGTGCTTATTCAAATTAATATTAGCCAAGAAGCCACTAAATCCGGAATCCAGCCCAGTGATATGTTGACTCTTGCAAAACACATTGAAAACTTACCGCACTTACGCTTGCGTGGCTTGATGGCGATTCCTGAGCCGACGGATGATGTGGCTCAGCAGGAACAGACGTTTTGCCAAATGAAAACGTTGTTTGAACAATTGCAACAGGCATTACCGAATGCCCAAATTGATACGTTGTCTATGGGGATGACTGATGATATGCAGAGTGCAATAAAATGCGGGTCAACCATGGTGCGCATCGGCACAGCAATTTTCGGTAAACGGGATTATGCCAAATAA
- a CDS encoding nicotinate phosphoribosyltransferase, with translation MYTLSFANLILNTDSYKASHWLQYPPNTEYVSFYVEARKSELDIVFFGLQAFLKEYLSKPISLQDINEAETLLTAHGLPFNRQGWLRVLDKHAGFLPLSIQAVAEGSVLPSRNVVCQIVNTDPEFFWLPSYIETAILRSIWYPSTVAGLSYYCKQLIKKALEKSADDLSGLPFKLHDFGARGASSLETVALGGLAHLVNFHGTDSLSAIIAASRWYDAESMPAFSIPAAEHSTITGWGRENERATYENMLNCFANKYPAFSVVSDSYDLWRAVSEIWGGELKRQIMNMQGTLVVRPDSGDPVQVVCRVLELLAQKFGTITNSKGYKLLPNCIRLIQGDGINRHSLAKILDAILERGFSADNIAFGMGSGLLQQVDRDMMGWSMKASAICIAGKWRDVYKDPITSDDKRSKKGRLALVKQNDEYITLREDALGEQENLLRTVYLNGKLLHTETLEQIRQRSNE, from the coding sequence ATGTACACTTTGAGTTTTGCTAATTTAATTCTAAATACTGACAGTTATAAAGCCTCTCATTGGTTGCAATACCCGCCTAACACCGAATATGTGTCTTTTTACGTTGAAGCGCGAAAAAGTGAGTTGGACATCGTGTTCTTTGGTTTGCAGGCATTTCTTAAAGAGTATTTAAGCAAGCCCATTTCTTTACAAGATATTAATGAAGCGGAAACTTTATTGACGGCGCATGGTTTGCCGTTTAATCGCCAAGGCTGGTTACGGGTTTTAGATAAACATGCCGGTTTTTTACCACTGAGTATTCAGGCGGTTGCTGAGGGCAGTGTGCTGCCGTCGCGCAATGTGGTTTGTCAAATTGTTAATACGGATCCTGAGTTCTTTTGGTTGCCTAGCTATATTGAAACTGCCATTTTGCGTAGCATTTGGTATCCGTCTACAGTGGCCGGTTTGTCATATTATTGTAAACAGCTTATCAAAAAAGCATTAGAAAAATCCGCTGATGATCTTTCCGGATTACCTTTTAAATTACATGATTTTGGTGCAAGAGGCGCTTCCAGTTTAGAAACTGTTGCGTTAGGCGGTTTGGCCCATTTAGTGAATTTTCACGGGACGGATAGCTTGAGTGCGATTATTGCTGCCTCTCGTTGGTATGATGCAGAAAGTATGCCGGCTTTTTCCATTCCTGCGGCGGAACATAGTACCATCACCGGTTGGGGCAGAGAAAATGAACGTGCCACCTATGAAAATATGCTTAATTGCTTTGCCAACAAGTATCCTGCTTTTTCTGTGGTATCCGACAGTTATGATTTATGGCGGGCGGTGAGTGAGATATGGGGTGGGGAGCTTAAACGGCAGATTATGAATATGCAAGGCACTTTGGTGGTTCGCCCCGATAGTGGTGATCCTGTTCAGGTTGTTTGTCGGGTATTGGAGCTATTGGCTCAAAAATTTGGCACGATAACGAATAGCAAAGGCTACAAATTGTTACCAAATTGCATTCGTTTGATTCAAGGTGATGGCATTAATCGTCATTCATTAGCAAAAATTTTAGATGCCATTTTAGAACGAGGGTTTAGTGCCGATAATATTGCATTTGGTATGGGCAGCGGGTTATTGCAACAAGTGGATCGGGATATGATGGGGTGGTCAATGAAGGCGAGTGCAATCTGTATTGCGGGTAAATGGCGGGATGTTTATAAAGATCCTATTACCTCCGATGATAAACGTTCCAAAAAAGGGCGTTTGGCATTAGTTAAGCAAAATGATGAATATATTACCCTGCGGGAAGACGCATTGGGCGAGCAAGAAAATTTGTTGCGCACCGTTTATTTAAATGGAAAACTATTACACACAGAAACCCTTGAACAAATTAGGCAACGCAGCAATGAATAA
- the bcp gene encoding thioredoxin-dependent thiol peroxidase yields the protein MRTLKVGENAPHFTLLNQNNEAVSLTQFQGKKVLVYFYPKALTPGCTTQASGLRDSKAELENLGVVILGISPDSPKKLAQFIEKKELNFTLLSDEEHLVAEQFGVWGEKKFMGRTFDGIHRISFLIDEQGKIAQVFDKFKTTDHHQVVLDYLKNN from the coding sequence ATGAGAACATTAAAAGTAGGCGAAAACGCACCGCACTTTACTTTACTAAATCAAAATAATGAAGCAGTTTCTTTGACGCAATTTCAAGGAAAGAAAGTCTTGGTGTACTTTTACCCGAAAGCGCTCACGCCGGGTTGTACTACTCAAGCCAGTGGCTTACGAGATAGCAAAGCAGAATTGGAAAACCTGGGCGTGGTGATTTTAGGAATTAGTCCTGATAGCCCGAAAAAATTGGCACAATTTATTGAGAAAAAAGAATTAAATTTTACATTGTTATCAGATGAAGAACATTTGGTAGCAGAACAATTTGGTGTATGGGGTGAAAAGAAATTTATGGGGCGTACTTTTGATGGTATTCATCGCATTAGTTTTTTGATTGATGAACAAGGCAAAATAGCTCAAGTATTTGATAAATTTAAAACGACAGATCATCATCAAGTGGTATTGGATTATTTAAAAAATAATTAA
- the bamC gene encoding outer membrane protein assembly factor BamC, protein MKKWLLTAAMIAVLSACSTSNESKQQAGDTYQKSNAELPSFTPLASGGVNLPAQSPEYQLPQVKINKSETVDIRPPSIPLAIISNSVTQFDGERALIAYTPDKQGVYNLKQVERLLKEQDIGYTVEGNKLLTNWADTGRSDDLENTKIRYQIEEVSAQQANALVVSVLQMKRDDTIYTPNFTDKQRYASDRLNQLVGELNTAYTKQQQELNGAGSTPIQSTIATDSNGRTALVLGASFDSAWSKLASALPKLGFEIKEETGSRGIRELEYKPLSQEEWQRIGMPIPNLEGGTYQMQLAAVGKQSAVVISDENKTALSGEQAQIIYQALQNVLAR, encoded by the coding sequence ATGAAAAAATGGTTGTTAACCGCTGCAATGATCGCCGTTCTTAGCGCTTGTTCTACTAGTAATGAAAGCAAACAACAAGCCGGAGATACTTATCAAAAATCCAATGCCGAATTACCATCCTTTACCCCTTTAGCCAGTGGCGGTGTCAACCTACCTGCACAAAGTCCAGAATATCAATTACCGCAAGTCAAAATCAACAAAAGCGAGACAGTAGATATTCGTCCGCCATCCATTCCATTAGCCATTATCAGTAATTCTGTCACACAATTTGATGGTGAACGCGCATTAATCGCTTACACACCAGATAAACAGGGGGTTTATAACTTAAAACAAGTAGAACGTTTACTCAAAGAACAAGACATTGGCTATACCGTTGAAGGTAATAAATTATTAACGAACTGGGCAGACACTGGTCGCTCTGACGATTTGGAAAACACCAAAATTCGCTATCAAATTGAAGAGGTCAGCGCACAACAAGCCAACGCATTAGTCGTCTCCGTGTTGCAAATGAAACGGGATGATACGATTTACACCCCTAATTTTACCGATAAACAACGTTATGCTTCCGATCGTTTAAATCAATTGGTGGGTGAATTAAATACTGCATACACCAAACAGCAACAGGAACTAAACGGCGCAGGTTCAACCCCGATACAATCCACTATAGCTACCGATTCAAATGGTAGAACCGCGTTAGTATTAGGCGCATCATTTGATAGTGCATGGTCAAAATTAGCCTCTGCACTGCCGAAACTAGGCTTTGAAATTAAAGAAGAAACCGGTAGCCGTGGTATTCGTGAATTAGAATACAAGCCATTGTCACAAGAAGAATGGCAACGCATCGGAATGCCAATACCAAACTTAGAAGGTGGAACTTACCAAATGCAGTTAGCCGCCGTCGGAAAACAAAGTGCGGTAGTCATTTCAGATGAAAATAAGACCGCACTTTCTGGAGAACAGGCTCAGATAATTTATCAAGCTTTACAAAATGTATTAGCTCGCTAA
- the dapA gene encoding 4-hydroxy-tetrahydrodipicolinate synthase, with protein MSNHPLFQGSIVALVTPMDSHGEVDFETLKKLVEFHIKSGTDAIVSVGTTGESATLSIDENVKAILKTVEFAAGRIPVIAGTGANATSEAITMTKLLNNSGIAGCLSVVPYYNKPTQEGMYQHFKAIAECTDIPQILYNVPGRTGSDLLPETIGRLAKISNIVGIKEATGDVSRVQKIKQLAGEDFIILSGDDATGLEAMKLGAEGVISVTNNVAAADMAKMCHLARAGKFDEAEQINQRLMPLHKNLFVESNPIPVKWACYKLGLIPEPVLRLPLTTLSEQAQPKVLDALKSANLI; from the coding sequence ATGTCAAACCATCCTTTATTTCAAGGAAGTATCGTCGCACTCGTTACACCAATGGATAGCCATGGTGAAGTGGATTTTGAAACCTTAAAAAAATTAGTAGAGTTTCACATTAAGAGCGGCACCGACGCTATCGTTTCTGTCGGGACAACTGGTGAATCAGCCACTTTAAGCATTGATGAAAATGTAAAAGCCATTCTTAAAACTGTTGAATTTGCCGCAGGTCGTATTCCGGTTATTGCAGGCACCGGCGCAAATGCCACCAGCGAAGCTATCACAATGACCAAATTATTAAACAACAGTGGCATTGCCGGTTGTTTATCTGTTGTGCCTTACTACAACAAACCAACCCAAGAAGGTATGTACCAACACTTTAAAGCGATTGCCGAATGCACCGATATTCCGCAAATTCTTTATAACGTACCAGGACGTACAGGTAGTGATTTATTACCGGAAACTATAGGTCGCTTGGCAAAAATCAGCAATATCGTGGGAATTAAAGAAGCTACCGGTGATGTCAGTCGCGTACAAAAAATCAAACAACTCGCCGGTGAAGATTTCATTATTCTAAGCGGTGACGATGCCACTGGTTTAGAAGCAATGAAATTAGGGGCAGAAGGGGTCATTTCCGTGACCAATAACGTAGCGGCAGCGGATATGGCGAAAATGTGCCATCTAGCCCGCGCCGGTAAATTCGATGAAGCGGAACAAATCAATCAACGCTTAATGCCGTTACACAAAAACCTCTTTGTAGAATCCAACCCGATTCCGGTGAAATGGGCATGTTACAAATTAGGTTTAATTCCGGAACCGGTTTTACGTCTTCCGCTCACCACATTAAGTGAACAAGCTCAACCGAAAGTATTAGACGCATTAAAATCGGCAAACTTAATTTAA